Proteins from a single region of Artemia franciscana chromosome 2, ASM3288406v1, whole genome shotgun sequence:
- the LOC136038017 gene encoding glucosamine-6-phosphate isomerase-like translates to MKILILDTAEKVGDYAARHVIKRIQETKPTEDNPFVLGLPTGGTPLEMYRKLIEYHQKGEISFKDVITFNMDEYVGIPENHPESYHHYMWDNFFCKIDIKPENVHILNGNASDLTEECAQYEEKINKAGGVDLFVGGIGPDGHIAFNEPGSSLTSRTRVKTLAYDTILANARFFDNDISKVPTQALTVGVGTIMDAKEVMILITGSHKALALAKAVEEGVNHMWTVSSLQLHPKAVLVCDENATMELRVKTVKYFKELANFHFAAVGYPTSS, encoded by the exons atgaaaattcttattttagataCGGCAGAAAAAGTGGGAGATTATGCAGCAAGACATGTTATTAAAAGGATTCAAGAAACTAAACCTACAGAAGATAACCCTTTTGTTCTTGGATTGCCAACAg GTGGAACTCCATTGGAGATGTATAGAAAACTAATCGAATATCACCAAAAGGGAGAAATAAGCTTCAAAGACGTAATCACATTTAATATGGACGAATATGTAG GCATACCGGAAAATCATCCTGAATCATACCATCACTATATGTGggataatttcttttgtaaaataGATATAAAGCCAGAAAATGTCCATATATTGAATGGCAATGCAAGCGATCTGACTGAAGAATGTGCCcagtatgaagaaaaaatcaacaaggCTGGAGGAGTAGATTTGTTTGTTGGAG GTATCGGGCCGGATGGCCACATTGCTTTCAATGAGCCTGGGTCATCACTAACTTCAAGAACACGTGTGAAAACTCTGGCCTACGACACAATATTGGCAAATGCTCGTTTCTTTGATAATGATATTTCAAAGGTCCCAACGCAAGCTTTAACCGTAGGAGTTGGCACAATAATGGATGCAAAAGAG GTGATGATTTTGATCACAGGATCGCACAAGGCTTTGGCACTTGCTAAAGCAGTTGAGGAAGGTGTAAATCACATGTGGACAGTTTCATCACTTCAACTGCATCCTAAGGCTGTACTGGTCTGTGATGAAAATGCAACGATGGAACTGAGAGTTAAAACTGTTAAATATTTCAAG